Proteins encoded within one genomic window of Amycolatopsis sp. 2-15:
- a CDS encoding MmpS family transport accessory protein, which produces MTPPASPPGAGGPGRLKPLGSVVVVVGVIAVAIAVASYVTPRAAPTAGEPGQVSPTEVAQAEPVAVQNVTRTIVYALAGEGGARNLTYVSADAGLEQQTEVTTPWSVTVTRTAPAGEAEFASLAAQSAGPGGLTCRITVDGTVVAEKSVSAEGAQLSCTA; this is translated from the coding sequence GTGACCCCTCCGGCATCGCCGCCGGGTGCGGGTGGTCCGGGCCGGCTCAAGCCGCTCGGCAGCGTGGTCGTCGTGGTCGGCGTCATCGCCGTCGCTATCGCCGTGGCCTCGTACGTCACGCCCAGAGCGGCGCCGACGGCCGGTGAACCCGGCCAGGTGTCCCCGACCGAGGTCGCGCAGGCCGAGCCCGTGGCCGTCCAGAACGTCACCCGCACGATCGTCTACGCGCTCGCGGGCGAAGGCGGCGCCCGCAACCTGACTTACGTCTCCGCCGACGCGGGCCTCGAGCAGCAGACCGAGGTCACCACGCCGTGGTCGGTCACCGTCACGCGCACCGCGCCGGCCGGTGAAGCCGAGTTCGCGAGCCTTGCCGCGCAGAGCGCCGGGCCGGGCGGGCTGACCTGTCGCATCACCGTGGACGGCACCGTCGTCGCCGAGAAGTCCGTGTCGGCGGAGGGCGCGCAGCTCAGCTGCACCGCATGA
- a CDS encoding ABC transporter permease, producing MNGAIGFGPALVVVLVVLTLAGAGVVRFGGLGQGRAVLVAAVRAVAQLALVSLVITVILRSGWLTGLFVLLMFAIAVVTSASRIGVPRRIGWVALALASGVAPVLALVLASGVVPPQPITVVPIAGIVIGGTMTATSQSARRALDELAQRHGEYEAALALGFLPRLAALEICRPSAGQALIPALDQTRTVGLVTLPGAYVGLLLGGAGPIQAGIAQALVLIGLLAAESVAVLTTVQLVAAGFIRRDELHRRWTFAWAPRRQPSGAAR from the coding sequence GTGAACGGTGCGATCGGGTTCGGGCCCGCCCTGGTTGTCGTCCTGGTTGTGCTCACGCTGGCGGGGGCCGGGGTGGTGCGCTTCGGTGGGCTGGGTCAAGGCCGGGCGGTGCTGGTGGCGGCGGTCCGCGCGGTCGCGCAGCTCGCGCTCGTGTCCCTGGTGATCACGGTGATCCTGCGGTCGGGCTGGCTCACCGGACTGTTCGTGCTGCTGATGTTCGCGATCGCCGTCGTCACGTCGGCCTCTCGCATCGGTGTGCCGCGCCGGATCGGCTGGGTCGCGCTGGCGCTGGCCTCGGGCGTCGCTCCCGTACTGGCACTGGTGCTCGCTTCGGGAGTCGTGCCGCCGCAACCGATCACGGTCGTGCCGATCGCCGGCATCGTGATCGGCGGGACGATGACCGCCACGTCGCAGTCGGCGCGCCGCGCGCTCGACGAGCTCGCCCAGCGCCACGGCGAGTACGAAGCCGCGCTGGCGCTGGGTTTCCTGCCCCGGCTGGCCGCGCTGGAGATCTGCCGTCCGTCGGCCGGGCAGGCCCTGATCCCGGCGCTCGACCAGACGCGCACAGTCGGGCTGGTGACGCTGCCGGGCGCGTACGTCGGCCTGCTGCTGGGCGGCGCGGGCCCGATCCAGGCCGGAATCGCGCAGGCGCTGGTGCTGATCGGGCTGCTGGCCGCGGAGTCCGTGGCCGTGCTGACGACGGTGCAGCTCGTCGCGGCGGGGTTCATCCGCCGCGACGAGCTGCACCGTCGGTGGACCTTCGCGTGGGCGCCGCGGCGTCAGCCGAGCGGGGCCGCCAGGTGA
- a CDS encoding histidine phosphatase family protein: MSTPEQEVEYRQHRFSPPPGATEIFLVRHGESAPARISAPFDLVDGQADPDLAPEGRDHALRIGERLVGERIDALYVTTLRRTVQTAAPLAEKLGLTPEVVPELREIHLGDWENGLFRQYTTEGHPIVDRLWTEQRWEVIPGAESDEAFGLRIRRALTRIAEANPDRRVAVFTHGGVIGEVFAQASRAVDRFAFLGADNGSISHLVVQGDRWLVRRFNDTAHLAAPLG; the protein is encoded by the coding sequence ATGAGCACGCCCGAGCAGGAAGTCGAATACCGCCAGCACCGGTTCAGCCCCCCGCCGGGAGCGACCGAGATCTTCCTGGTGCGCCACGGAGAATCCGCGCCCGCGCGGATCAGCGCACCGTTCGACCTCGTCGACGGCCAGGCCGATCCCGACCTCGCACCCGAAGGCCGCGACCACGCCCTCCGCATCGGCGAGCGGCTCGTGGGCGAGCGCATCGACGCGCTCTACGTCACGACGCTGCGGCGCACGGTGCAGACCGCCGCGCCGCTCGCCGAGAAGCTCGGCCTCACACCCGAAGTCGTGCCCGAACTGCGCGAAATCCACCTGGGTGACTGGGAGAACGGGCTTTTCCGCCAGTACACGACCGAAGGCCACCCGATCGTCGACCGGCTCTGGACCGAGCAGCGCTGGGAAGTGATCCCGGGCGCGGAGTCCGACGAGGCGTTCGGCCTGCGCATCCGCCGGGCACTGACGCGGATCGCCGAGGCCAACCCCGACCGCCGCGTCGCGGTGTTCACCCACGGCGGCGTGATCGGCGAGGTGTTCGCGCAGGCGAGCCGGGCGGTCGACCGCTTCGCGTTCCTGGGCGCGGACAACGGCTCCATCTCCCACCTCGTGGTGCAGGGCGACCGGTGGCTGGTGCGGCGCTTCAACGACACCGCTCACCTGGCGGCCCCGCTCGGCTGA
- a CDS encoding Na+/H+ antiporter, translated as MHIAAELVALVVTVLVVTVIARRLDWSAPLCLVAVGVAASFVPSVPDYQLDPEVVLIGLLPPLLYSASIQTSLVAFNKLRGPILTLSIGLVVFTAFGVGVVAWAVVPGLPLAAGIALGAVVAPPDAVAASVVARRVGMPRKLVRLLEGESLFNDAAALVTLRTAIAAIAGSISLWQVGLDFLLAAVGGVVVGLLIGVIATQLRKRLEEPVTDTALSFAVPFVAYLVAEVVHGSGVLAVVVCGLMLGHESPRILSGSTRLASRLNWQTVQFLLENMVFLLIGLQLRRILIEVSKTGLSVWELVGICAAVLGTVVVTRVVWLIGIGVYKRITARFTTKAKIWPWRYSTVIAWAGMRGVVTLAAAFVLPADTPQRAVLVLAAFVVVAGTLVVQGMTLPPLIRRLRLPRPDPAEDALQEAAVVNDMTRAALAKLDEITTPDDPPEILERLRDRLTYRANSAWEQLGRQSALAETPSDAYRRLRLQLMEVDREQFLLARDNGTADDTVLRRVLARLDIEESMLDRVEESALEVERELSTPAITARSCKHLAHPWRDVQPSAVDVCPACIEEGTTWVHLRMCVKCGNVACCDSSPRKHATLHFHDSRHPVMRSFEPGETWRWCFVDKQLG; from the coding sequence GTGCACATCGCGGCGGAATTGGTGGCGCTGGTCGTGACGGTTCTCGTCGTCACGGTCATCGCGCGGCGCCTGGACTGGTCGGCGCCCCTGTGTCTGGTCGCGGTGGGGGTCGCGGCGTCGTTCGTCCCCAGCGTGCCCGACTACCAGCTCGACCCCGAGGTCGTGCTGATCGGGCTGCTGCCTCCACTGCTGTACTCGGCGTCGATCCAGACGTCGCTGGTCGCGTTCAACAAGCTGCGCGGGCCGATCCTGACCCTGTCGATCGGCCTGGTCGTATTCACCGCGTTCGGGGTCGGGGTGGTCGCCTGGGCCGTGGTGCCGGGCCTGCCGCTGGCCGCGGGCATCGCGCTCGGCGCCGTGGTCGCGCCGCCCGACGCGGTGGCGGCGAGCGTGGTCGCGCGCCGGGTCGGCATGCCGCGCAAGCTCGTGCGGCTACTGGAGGGCGAGAGCCTCTTCAACGACGCGGCCGCGCTGGTCACGCTGCGCACCGCGATCGCGGCCATCGCCGGGTCGATCAGCCTGTGGCAAGTCGGGCTCGACTTCCTGCTCGCCGCGGTCGGCGGGGTCGTGGTCGGCCTGCTGATCGGCGTGATCGCGACGCAGCTGCGCAAACGGCTGGAAGAACCGGTCACGGACACGGCGCTGTCGTTCGCCGTGCCGTTCGTCGCCTACCTCGTGGCCGAGGTCGTGCACGGCTCGGGTGTGCTCGCCGTGGTGGTCTGCGGCCTCATGCTGGGCCACGAGTCACCCCGCATCCTGTCCGGCTCCACGCGGCTGGCGTCGCGGCTCAACTGGCAGACGGTGCAGTTCCTCCTGGAGAACATGGTCTTCCTGCTGATCGGCCTGCAGTTGCGGCGGATCCTCATCGAGGTGTCCAAGACCGGGCTGTCGGTGTGGGAGCTCGTCGGGATCTGCGCCGCGGTGCTGGGCACGGTGGTCGTGACGCGCGTGGTGTGGCTGATCGGCATCGGCGTGTACAAGCGCATCACCGCGCGGTTCACCACGAAGGCGAAGATCTGGCCCTGGCGCTACTCGACGGTGATCGCGTGGGCCGGCATGCGCGGCGTGGTCACGCTCGCGGCGGCCTTCGTGCTGCCGGCCGACACTCCGCAGCGCGCGGTGCTGGTACTGGCGGCGTTCGTCGTCGTGGCCGGCACCCTCGTGGTACAGGGCATGACGCTGCCGCCGTTGATCCGGCGCCTGCGCCTGCCCCGGCCCGACCCGGCCGAGGACGCGCTGCAGGAAGCCGCCGTGGTCAACGACATGACCCGGGCCGCGCTCGCGAAGCTCGACGAGATCACCACCCCGGATGACCCGCCGGAGATCCTCGAACGGCTGCGCGACCGCCTCACCTATCGCGCCAACTCGGCGTGGGAGCAGCTCGGCCGCCAGAGCGCGCTCGCCGAGACCCCCAGCGACGCCTACCGGCGGCTGCGCCTGCAGCTGATGGAGGTCGATCGCGAGCAGTTCCTGCTGGCGCGCGACAACGGCACGGCCGACGACACCGTGCTGCGCCGCGTGCTGGCCCGGCTCGACATCGAGGAGTCGATGCTCGACCGGGTCGAGGAGTCGGCGCTGGAGGTCGAGCGGGAGCTGAGCACGCCGGCGATCACGGCGCGTTCGTGCAAGCACCTGGCGCACCCGTGGCGCGACGTCCAACCGAGCGCGGTGGACGTGTGCCCGGCCTGCATCGAGGAAGGGACGACCTGGGTGCACCTGCGCATGTGTGTCAAATGCGGCAACGTCGCGTGCTGCGACTCCTCGCCGCGCAAGCACGCGACGCTGCACTTCCATGACAGCCGCCACCCGGTGATGCGCAGCTTCGAACCAGGTGAGACGTGGCGCTGGTGTTTCGTGGACAAACAGCTGGGCTGA
- a CDS encoding carboxylesterase/lipase family protein, with translation MTTVETRAGAVRGEVRDGVGYFLGVPYAEPPVGPLRFRPPRPVGSWTGVRDATRFAARAPQPEVTGRGFTGEEDCLHVNVYAPASPGPYPVLVWIHGGGGVLGSPHQFDASAYARRGVVVVTVGYRLGVLGMLRLPGVSEGNLSLHDQVLALEWVRDNVAAFGGDPERVTLAGQSNGGRTVGTLLAVPRTRGLFHQAIVQSGTGVGSVVHTPAEGEAVAAALLADLGVSAGELATLPVTRILEAQQRVAAASGKLVTYRVIVDGDLLPRYPGEAVADGAARHVRVLTGTTADEQDLFSWLQTGRAKLLGTGSTMLDDETIAKGVAAYRELLPGWPEDQLRNRVRTAGDWWRPAIRLAEAQHAADGTAWMYRLDWRIAPRGKGLGAVHGLDLPLMFDDIGNKNWRFLFALAKPDPARLQAMATQMFDVWVRFVATGDPGWAPYEPGARITRLFDDVSTTVSDPDAGQRRLWDAL, from the coding sequence GTGACGACGGTGGAGACGCGAGCCGGTGCGGTGCGTGGCGAAGTGCGCGACGGGGTCGGGTATTTCCTGGGCGTGCCCTACGCCGAGCCGCCCGTGGGTCCGCTGCGGTTCCGGCCGCCGCGACCGGTCGGCAGCTGGACCGGCGTCCGCGACGCGACGCGGTTCGCCGCGCGGGCCCCACAGCCGGAGGTGACCGGGCGCGGGTTCACCGGCGAGGAGGACTGCCTCCACGTCAACGTCTACGCGCCGGCCTCGCCCGGGCCGTACCCGGTGCTGGTGTGGATCCACGGCGGTGGCGGGGTCTTGGGCTCACCGCACCAGTTCGACGCGTCGGCCTACGCGCGCCGCGGCGTGGTCGTGGTGACCGTCGGCTATCGCCTCGGGGTGCTGGGCATGCTGCGGCTGCCCGGCGTGTCCGAGGGGAATCTTTCGCTGCACGACCAGGTGCTCGCGCTGGAGTGGGTGCGCGACAACGTGGCGGCGTTCGGCGGCGATCCGGAGCGGGTGACGCTCGCCGGGCAGTCGAACGGCGGGCGCACGGTCGGCACGCTGCTGGCCGTGCCGCGGACGCGGGGGCTCTTCCACCAGGCGATCGTGCAGAGCGGCACGGGCGTCGGCTCGGTCGTGCACACGCCGGCCGAGGGTGAGGCCGTGGCGGCGGCGCTGCTGGCCGACCTCGGCGTGTCCGCGGGTGAACTCGCCACGTTGCCGGTGACACGGATCCTCGAGGCACAGCAACGGGTCGCGGCCGCGTCGGGAAAACTCGTGACCTACCGCGTGATCGTGGACGGCGACCTGCTGCCCCGGTATCCGGGTGAAGCCGTGGCCGACGGCGCCGCCCGACACGTGCGGGTGCTCACCGGCACGACGGCCGACGAGCAGGACCTGTTCTCCTGGCTGCAGACCGGCCGCGCGAAGCTGCTGGGCACCGGCTCGACGATGCTCGACGACGAGACGATCGCCAAGGGCGTCGCCGCCTACCGCGAGCTGCTGCCCGGCTGGCCCGAGGACCAGCTGCGTAACCGCGTGCGGACGGCCGGCGACTGGTGGCGGCCCGCCATCCGGCTGGCCGAGGCGCAGCACGCCGCGGACGGCACCGCGTGGATGTACCGGCTCGACTGGCGGATCGCGCCGCGCGGCAAGGGGCTCGGCGCCGTGCACGGGCTCGACCTGCCGCTGATGTTCGACGACATCGGCAACAAGAACTGGCGCTTCCTGTTCGCGCTGGCGAAACCGGATCCGGCTCGGTTGCAGGCGATGGCGACCCAGATGTTCGACGTGTGGGTCCGCTTCGTCGCGACGGGCGACCCGGGCTGGGCACCGTACGAGCCCGGCGCGCGGATCACGCGGCTGTTCGACGACGTGAGCACGACCGTGTCCGATCCGGACGCCGGGCAACGCCGGCTGTGGGATGCCCTCTGA
- a CDS encoding YchJ family protein, with protein sequence MPAADPRCPCGLPQLYAECCGRFHDSRQTAPTAELLMRSRYSAFAVADPAYLLATWHPDTRPKRLRLDDGQEWTGLDILGGTGGGLLQNEGTVEFRAHYRFRGHDDTLHENSRFVREAGQWFYVSAG encoded by the coding sequence GTGCCGGCAGCTGACCCACGCTGTCCCTGCGGCCTGCCCCAGCTCTACGCCGAGTGCTGCGGCCGCTTCCACGACAGCCGCCAGACCGCGCCCACCGCCGAGCTGCTGATGCGCTCGCGCTACAGCGCGTTCGCCGTCGCCGATCCCGCGTACCTGCTGGCGACCTGGCACCCGGACACCCGCCCGAAGCGGCTGCGCCTCGACGACGGCCAGGAGTGGACCGGCCTCGACATCCTCGGCGGTACCGGCGGCGGGCTGCTGCAGAACGAGGGCACCGTCGAGTTCCGCGCGCACTACCGCTTCCGCGGCCACGACGACACGTTGCACGAGAACAGCCGCTTCGTCCGCGAAGCGGGCCAGTGGTTCTACGTCAGTGCCGGCTGA
- the rnhA gene encoding ribonuclease HI produces MSEEAVEIYTDGACSGNPGPGGWGAFLRYGRHERELYGGADTVTTNNRMELMAPIQALESLTRPSVVRIYTDSTYVRNGVTQWMPRWKKNGWQTAAKQPVKNADLWQRLDSAGERHEVEWLWVKGHAGLPENERADRLAVKGAQESAQAGVKRAGS; encoded by the coding sequence GTGAGCGAAGAGGCCGTGGAGATCTACACCGACGGAGCATGCAGCGGCAACCCCGGCCCTGGCGGCTGGGGCGCCTTCCTGCGCTACGGCCGCCACGAGCGTGAGCTCTACGGCGGCGCGGACACGGTGACCACCAACAACCGCATGGAGCTCATGGCGCCGATCCAGGCGCTGGAGAGTCTCACGCGGCCGTCGGTCGTGCGGATCTACACCGACAGCACCTACGTCCGCAACGGCGTGACGCAGTGGATGCCGCGGTGGAAGAAGAACGGCTGGCAGACCGCGGCGAAGCAGCCCGTGAAGAACGCCGACCTGTGGCAGCGCCTCGACTCCGCGGGCGAGCGCCACGAGGTCGAGTGGCTGTGGGTCAAGGGCCACGCCGGCCTGCCCGAGAACGAGCGCGCCGACCGGCTGGCCGTGAAGGGCGCACAGGAATCCGCCCAGGCCGGGGTCAAGCGTGCCGGCAGCTGA
- a CDS encoding glycosyltransferase family 39 protein, which translates to MGETASETAARTRAPFAAGGVGIVVLVQTAVLTVLSGGYGFHRDEFYYVAAGNRLAWGYVDQPPLTPALARLATSLFGDTAPGLRVVATLAGVATALVLALLAREFGAGYAGQVITAVVTALSGYVLVVSHMLSTTTIDMLVWSVLGLFTARLLKTGDGRWWLAIGAATGVGLLNKWLVPLLLLALAVAVCITGPRKVFRTWWLAAGAAIALAAVAPVLVWEARNGWPMVTFAGGISENDGAENRLMFVPLQIAYLSPALVPVWIAGIVRLWKTPRLRSFSLAYPILCVVLLALGGKPYYSLPLLMLLTAAGVQPALEWFARHRARRWWLVAAGLGAAVSLAIGLPIVPAQALGPVLALNKEQGEQIGWPGFVTTVSDAWRQVPEKANAVVFTSNYGEASAIEHYGAAHDLPAPYSGHMSYADWGPPPDRMDGTVVLVGAFDRPARAFTGCREVAVQDTGIDNDERAPPSPCAPGPRPLGRHSGRASATSPDALGRVAA; encoded by the coding sequence ATGGGGGAAACCGCTTCGGAGACAGCCGCCAGGACCAGGGCGCCGTTCGCGGCGGGCGGGGTCGGGATCGTGGTGCTGGTGCAGACCGCGGTGCTCACGGTGCTGTCGGGCGGGTATGGCTTCCACCGCGACGAGTTCTACTACGTCGCCGCCGGGAACAGGCTGGCGTGGGGGTACGTGGACCAGCCGCCGTTGACGCCGGCGTTGGCGAGGCTCGCGACGAGTCTCTTCGGGGACACCGCGCCCGGGCTGCGGGTGGTCGCGACACTGGCCGGGGTGGCGACCGCGCTCGTCCTGGCCTTGCTCGCGCGGGAGTTCGGGGCCGGGTACGCGGGCCAGGTGATCACCGCCGTGGTCACGGCGCTGTCGGGGTACGTCCTCGTCGTCTCGCACATGCTGTCGACCACGACGATCGACATGCTCGTCTGGTCGGTGCTGGGGCTGTTCACCGCCAGGCTGCTCAAGACCGGTGACGGCCGCTGGTGGCTCGCCATCGGCGCGGCGACCGGCGTCGGGCTGCTCAACAAGTGGCTCGTGCCCCTGCTGCTCCTCGCGCTGGCCGTCGCCGTGTGCATCACGGGGCCCCGCAAGGTGTTCCGGACGTGGTGGCTGGCGGCCGGCGCCGCCATCGCCCTCGCGGCGGTCGCGCCCGTGCTCGTCTGGGAAGCCCGGAACGGCTGGCCCATGGTCACCTTCGCCGGCGGCATCAGCGAGAACGACGGCGCCGAGAACCGCCTGATGTTCGTCCCGCTGCAGATCGCCTACCTGTCCCCCGCGCTGGTGCCCGTGTGGATCGCCGGGATCGTGCGGCTGTGGAAGACGCCGCGGCTGCGCTCGTTCTCCCTCGCGTACCCGATCCTCTGCGTCGTCCTGCTCGCGCTCGGCGGCAAGCCGTACTACTCGCTGCCGCTGCTGATGCTGCTCACCGCGGCCGGCGTGCAGCCCGCGCTGGAGTGGTTCGCGCGCCACCGGGCGAGGCGGTGGTGGCTGGTCGCCGCCGGGCTCGGGGCGGCGGTCTCCCTCGCCATCGGGCTGCCGATCGTGCCGGCGCAAGCACTCGGCCCGGTGCTCGCGCTCAACAAGGAACAGGGCGAGCAGATCGGCTGGCCGGGGTTCGTCACGACCGTCTCCGACGCGTGGCGGCAGGTTCCCGAGAAGGCCAACGCCGTGGTCTTCACCAGCAACTACGGCGAAGCGAGCGCGATCGAGCACTACGGCGCGGCCCACGACTTGCCCGCGCCCTATTCCGGCCACATGTCGTATGCCGACTGGGGCCCGCCGCCCGACCGGATGGACGGGACGGTGGTGCTCGTCGGCGCGTTCGACCGCCCGGCCCGCGCGTTCACCGGCTGCCGCGAGGTCGCCGTGCAGGACACCGGGATCGACAACGACGAGAGGGCACCCCCGTCGCCCTGTGCACCGGGACCACGGCCGCTTGGTCGGCACTCTGGCCGAGCCTCCGCCACTTCTCCTGACGCGCTCGGTAGGGTCGCTGCGTGA
- a CDS encoding alpha/beta fold hydrolase → MATTTEAQGMANDTGSGAPLGTRYAVPGGAMLLHRSGTGGPPVVFLAGGGMFGLYYWNVHNLVAEFTTSVLYDRLGTGWSDSAVLPRSGTQVTDDLRELLRSAAVPGPYVLVGHSLGGLYARLYAKRFPGEVAGLVLLDPTHENIVGYLPAEKARLLRNSSTEDLFSPEQLDTMRTAYRATFGRALAGWPAEIREPLLDQGFSRARYRQSLREPMNLPRLFGEVRAAGPDPDVSLIFLSAMGVDRFAEELVPPEARASLVESNQAKHRLYTDLATALPRAEVRRLDDAGHSGLAWLRPDAVVQAIRDVSPR, encoded by the coding sequence GTGGCGACGACGACAGAAGCACAGGGCATGGCGAACGACACGGGAAGCGGGGCCCCGTTGGGGACGCGCTACGCGGTCCCCGGCGGAGCGATGCTGCTGCACCGATCCGGCACCGGTGGGCCGCCCGTGGTGTTCCTGGCCGGTGGCGGCATGTTCGGCCTGTACTACTGGAACGTCCACAACCTCGTCGCGGAGTTCACGACGAGCGTGCTCTACGACCGGCTCGGCACCGGCTGGAGCGACTCGGCAGTTCTCCCCCGCAGCGGCACGCAGGTCACCGACGACCTGCGCGAGCTGTTGCGCAGCGCGGCCGTCCCCGGCCCGTACGTGCTCGTCGGGCATTCACTCGGCGGCCTGTACGCGCGGCTCTACGCAAAGCGGTTCCCCGGCGAGGTCGCGGGCCTGGTCCTGCTCGACCCGACACACGAGAACATCGTCGGCTACCTGCCGGCGGAGAAGGCGCGGCTGCTGCGGAACTCCAGTACCGAGGACCTGTTCTCACCCGAGCAGCTGGACACGATGCGGACCGCCTACCGGGCCACGTTCGGCCGGGCACTCGCCGGCTGGCCCGCCGAGATCCGCGAACCACTGCTGGACCAGGGGTTCAGCCGTGCGCGGTATCGGCAGTCGCTGCGGGAACCGATGAACCTGCCGCGGCTGTTCGGCGAGGTCCGCGCCGCGGGGCCCGACCCCGACGTGTCGCTGATCTTCTTGTCCGCCATGGGGGTCGACCGGTTCGCCGAGGAGCTGGTACCGCCCGAGGCGCGTGCCTCGCTGGTCGAGTCCAACCAGGCCAAGCACCGGCTGTACACCGACCTGGCCACCGCGCTCCCCCGGGCCGAAGTCCGCCGCCTGGACGATGCCGGGCACTCGGGCCTCGCCTGGCTCCGGCCGGACGCCGTGGTCCAGGCGATCCGTGACGTGTCGCCGCGCTGA
- a CDS encoding DUF1684 domain-containing protein, which produces MTASTRDFTHAWLDWKLQREKELADPYGWLALVSLDWLEDEPRGYENLPGKWWQDAEAAYVDPEGADLEHEGEKITGVKRIELVNSGAGTRVTAGAVEVEIARRSGYLIRVHDPEAPVLNGFRGVPAYEPDEKWAIAGRFEAFEEPRPVTVGAVVEGLSHVYTAPGKVRFTHEGAEYTLTAFNGREGGFTILFTDATSGVTTYAANRSLAVDKPDEQGRVTLDFTRARNLPCAFTDFATCPLPPEGNRLPFAVEAGEKLPYERQ; this is translated from the coding sequence ATGACGGCGAGCACCAGGGACTTCACCCATGCCTGGTTGGACTGGAAGCTGCAGCGCGAGAAGGAGCTGGCCGACCCCTACGGCTGGCTGGCACTCGTGTCCCTCGACTGGCTGGAGGACGAGCCGCGCGGCTACGAGAACCTGCCCGGGAAGTGGTGGCAGGACGCGGAAGCCGCGTACGTCGACCCCGAAGGTGCCGACCTCGAGCACGAGGGCGAGAAGATCACCGGCGTCAAGCGGATCGAGCTGGTGAACAGCGGCGCCGGGACGCGGGTGACAGCCGGGGCCGTCGAGGTGGAGATCGCCAGGCGGTCGGGGTACCTCATCCGCGTGCACGATCCCGAGGCACCGGTGCTCAACGGGTTCCGGGGTGTGCCGGCGTATGAACCGGATGAGAAATGGGCCATCGCAGGGCGGTTCGAGGCGTTCGAAGAGCCGCGGCCGGTCACGGTGGGGGCGGTGGTCGAAGGGCTGTCGCACGTGTACACCGCGCCCGGCAAGGTCCGGTTCACCCACGAAGGCGCCGAGTACACCCTCACCGCCTTCAACGGGCGCGAAGGCGGCTTCACGATCCTCTTCACCGACGCGACCAGCGGCGTCACCACCTACGCCGCCAACCGGTCGCTCGCCGTGGACAAGCCGGACGAGCAGGGCCGCGTCACGCTGGACTTCACGAGGGCCCGCAACCTGCCCTGCGCGTTCACCGACTTCGCGACCTGCCCGCTGCCGCCCGAGGGCAACCGGCTCCCGTTCGCCGTGGAGGCGGGGGAGAAGCTGCCCTACGAGCGGCAGTAG
- a CDS encoding enoyl-CoA hydratase-related protein, producing the protein MKIEQDGAALRIEFDRPDRLNAVTTAMLVRAGDAVEEALADASVRVVVLTGAGRAFCAGADLAGSDIEADPDTGTIDAANRLTRLFRDIPKPVVAAVNGPAVGVGCSFALAADLCVARESAYFLLAFANVGLMPDGGSTALVPAAIGRARAARMAMLAERIPAPQALEWGMISHVVADGDFDAEVARLTKQLAEGPTASFAQTKRALAASSLAQLDGAFELERAGQSSLFATKDFAEGLAAFRAKRRPEFRGE; encoded by the coding sequence GTGAAGATCGAGCAGGACGGTGCCGCGCTGCGCATCGAGTTCGACCGGCCCGACCGGCTCAACGCCGTGACCACCGCGATGCTCGTGCGCGCGGGCGACGCCGTGGAAGAGGCGCTGGCGGACGCGAGCGTGCGGGTGGTCGTGCTGACGGGTGCCGGGCGCGCCTTCTGCGCCGGCGCCGACCTCGCCGGCAGCGACATCGAGGCCGACCCGGACACCGGCACGATCGACGCCGCCAACCGGCTCACCCGTCTGTTCCGCGACATCCCGAAGCCGGTGGTGGCCGCGGTGAACGGCCCGGCCGTGGGCGTGGGCTGCTCGTTCGCGCTGGCCGCGGACCTGTGCGTGGCGCGGGAGTCGGCGTACTTCCTGCTGGCGTTCGCCAACGTCGGCCTGATGCCCGACGGCGGTTCCACCGCCCTGGTGCCCGCCGCCATCGGCCGCGCACGGGCGGCGCGGATGGCGATGCTGGCCGAGCGGATTCCGGCTCCGCAGGCCCTGGAGTGGGGCATGATCTCCCACGTCGTCGCGGACGGCGACTTCGACGCGGAGGTCGCGCGCCTCACCAAGCAGCTCGCCGAGGGCCCCACGGCTTCGTTCGCGCAGACGAAGCGGGCGTTGGCCGCTTCGTCGCTGGCCCAGCTCGACGGCGCGTTCGAGCTGGAGCGGGCCGGACAGTCTTCGTTGTTCGCCACCAAGGACTTCGCCGAAGGCCTGGCCGCCTTCCGCGCCAAGCGCCGTCCCGAGTTCCGCGGCGAGTGA